Proteins encoded by one window of Emticicia oligotrophica DSM 17448:
- a CDS encoding NAD-dependent epimerase/dehydratase family protein, with product MNRVLITGANGLVGSATTRRFVEAGYQVSALCRAGSDLSLLEDIFYKISIIEGDVLDIFSLEKALENQDFVVHTAALVSFAPKDRNQMFKVNVEGTANVVNICLEKKVKKLCYISSIAALGRPTSASEKIYGGVIDEKQKWEDSPLNSNYAKSKFEGELEVWRGEAEGLAVLVVNPSIILGEGDWHKSSTQLFKYVYDENKYYTNGNFNYVDVKDVVEAIFQLTSSNIQGERFILNGGTLTYREFFNKIAANFGKKAPSKTLSPFAIELLWRIEAIRAFITKKAPLITKETAHNSRTKFAYKNEKIQKAINFSFTPIDETISRVVNFLQKEKLHKG from the coding sequence ATGAATCGAGTTCTTATTACAGGTGCCAATGGCTTAGTAGGTAGTGCTACTACTCGCCGATTTGTAGAAGCGGGTTATCAGGTTTCTGCCTTGTGTCGTGCAGGAAGTGATTTGTCATTATTAGAGGATATTTTTTATAAAATCAGCATTATTGAAGGTGATGTTTTAGATATTTTTTCACTCGAAAAAGCACTCGAAAATCAAGACTTTGTCGTTCATACGGCCGCATTAGTTTCTTTTGCACCCAAAGACCGCAATCAGATGTTTAAGGTAAATGTGGAAGGAACTGCAAATGTGGTAAATATTTGTTTGGAGAAAAAAGTTAAGAAACTTTGTTACATAAGTTCGATTGCAGCATTGGGAAGGCCGACTTCTGCTTCAGAAAAAATCTATGGGGGCGTGATTGATGAAAAACAAAAATGGGAAGATTCTCCGCTGAACTCTAATTATGCAAAGTCGAAGTTTGAAGGCGAACTTGAAGTGTGGCGTGGAGAAGCCGAAGGGCTTGCGGTGTTGGTAGTAAATCCTTCTATTATTTTGGGTGAAGGAGATTGGCACAAAAGTAGCACGCAACTATTTAAATATGTTTATGATGAGAACAAATATTATACCAACGGCAACTTCAACTATGTAGATGTAAAGGATGTAGTTGAGGCAATTTTCCAACTTACGAGCTCAAATATTCAAGGAGAACGCTTCATTCTCAACGGAGGAACACTCACATATCGTGAGTTTTTCAATAAAATAGCCGCTAATTTTGGTAAAAAAGCCCCTTCAAAGACCTTATCACCCTTCGCAATCGAACTTCTTTGGCGTATAGAAGCTATAAGAGCATTCATCACAAAAAAGGCCCCACTTATTACAAAAGAAACTGCACATAACTCTCGCACGAAATTTGCTTATAAAAATGAGAAGATTCAGAAAGCCATTAATTTTAGCTTTACTCCCATTGATGAAACGATTAGTCGAGTAGTCAATTTTCTACAAAAGGAGAAATTACACAAAGGGTAA
- a CDS encoding tetratricopeptide repeat protein — translation MQHEFSDRFDGFDDADVKASAERFEEMLKSKEAVFFDEETYEQLSEYYLNNSKWDMAMKACRIGLQQYPYSLELLLDKVQLHANYEQFDEAMEVLDLAATFNPNNNEITYMRGIICNLMGNYEEAVEYFRESLLLSDEKETVYFQLAQTYQNWQKFEEAAHFYKKAIKLKFQEEVAFYELVFCLEQANKLAENIDYFKELVDNDPYSHFAWFALGMLYSRLGKHKDAAFAYDYAVTVKENFASGWFNLAHAYMNLNNFIDAKECYINVLKYETPTAEVFTHLGAAYEKLEQYDEAYKNYREAANLDEAWDDAWFGMGSALYEQERWLESIQFTQKAIKLNEANADYWLLLGDTESKLGNFLSSNEAYTQAIAIDPLNPDIWLNWSLLFFEQGQYGKAFEIVYDGISEMPDDADLFYRAAAYLIFDGSYNEAYKYLETGLILDYDAHTQIYDFFPNLDTQKALFRIIEQYK, via the coding sequence ATGCAACACGAATTCAGTGACAGATTCGATGGTTTTGATGACGCAGATGTAAAAGCATCGGCCGAACGTTTTGAAGAAATGCTTAAAAGCAAAGAAGCAGTTTTCTTCGATGAGGAGACCTATGAACAATTGTCAGAATACTACTTGAATAATAGCAAGTGGGATATGGCGATGAAAGCATGCCGCATAGGGTTGCAGCAATACCCATATTCACTCGAACTTCTTCTTGATAAAGTACAGTTACATGCCAATTATGAGCAGTTTGATGAAGCGATGGAAGTTTTAGATTTGGCTGCAACTTTTAATCCAAATAATAATGAAATTACTTACATGAGGGGGATTATTTGTAATCTCATGGGTAATTATGAAGAAGCAGTTGAGTATTTTCGTGAGTCTCTTTTGCTATCGGATGAAAAAGAAACAGTTTATTTTCAACTTGCACAAACCTACCAAAATTGGCAAAAGTTTGAAGAGGCAGCACATTTTTATAAAAAAGCAATTAAACTTAAGTTTCAAGAAGAAGTAGCTTTTTATGAATTGGTTTTTTGTTTAGAGCAAGCCAATAAATTGGCTGAAAATATAGATTATTTCAAAGAACTTGTTGATAACGACCCTTATTCTCACTTTGCGTGGTTTGCATTAGGAATGTTGTATAGCCGTTTAGGTAAACATAAAGATGCAGCTTTTGCTTATGATTATGCTGTGACGGTAAAAGAGAATTTTGCTTCAGGTTGGTTCAATTTGGCCCATGCTTACATGAATCTCAATAACTTTATTGATGCCAAAGAATGTTATATCAATGTATTGAAATATGAAACGCCAACGGCAGAAGTATTCACCCATTTAGGTGCCGCTTACGAAAAACTTGAACAATACGACGAAGCTTATAAAAACTACCGAGAAGCAGCAAACTTAGATGAAGCATGGGATGATGCTTGGTTTGGTATGGGTTCGGCTTTATACGAACAAGAGAGGTGGTTAGAAAGTATTCAATTTACACAAAAAGCGATTAAACTCAATGAAGCTAATGCCGACTATTGGTTGCTTTTAGGAGATACTGAGTCGAAATTGGGTAATTTCCTTTCGAGTAATGAAGCATATACCCAAGCTATTGCAATAGACCCTCTGAATCCAGATATTTGGTTAAATTGGTCATTATTGTTTTTCGAACAAGGACAATACGGAAAAGCATTCGAGATTGTATATGATGGGATAAGCGAAATGCCAGATGATGCCGATTTATTTTATCGAGCAGCTGCTTATTTGATTTTTGATGGTAGCTATAACGAAGCCTATAAATATCTTGAAACTGGATTAATTTTGGACTATGATGCCCATACGCAGATTTATGATTTCTTCCCGAATTTAGATACTCAAAAGGCATTATTCAGAATCATTGAACAATATAAATAA